The window CAGCATCCGATGAACATGAAGGCTATTAATAATGAGGTTTTGTCTATGCAGCAGACGGATATCTGAAAAAAAATAGTTGGTTGTTGCTCTGACAACATATCAGGAATAACAATGGTAAGCCTAGTGTTATTGTCTTTACCGCAGCTTAGTAGTGCTCGAGGCATATGATTTATATGCATATGGAACAATAACAGGAAAAACATTTCATAAAATGCCAACTACAGTATCTTCGCATCATACAAGTCATCTGAACGACGGCATCGAAGCAAAAAACTGACAGCCAAATGTTCTGACTGGCTTAAGAAGCCCTTGAAATCATTTTGATCTTTATCGAAAGCCCCGAAGATCAGCGTGACAATGTTTCATGTCAGATTAGATCTAATTCAAATTTGAAACTGTATGGCTCCGATTCAcataattttatttgtttatttataaACTTTGATTTCAGCTCTAATATTTGTGTCACTTGGAATAGTTttaattttttgtaaaaaaaaaaaaatacacgcCTGCATGGTGCTAAATAGTTACAACATAACTCGAACTTTACTAACTCGAATTTTACAACTATGGACAATGCAAATACCTTCTCAAAAATAAATACCAATGCTCTAAAAGGCAAATACCTTCTCAAAAATAAACCACACGATCCGAGAGTAACATGACACACGAAAGCCAGTAACactcctcaaaaaaaaaaaaaaaaaaaaaaatccttttcgGATTAAGTGAAGTGGACGTATTCCATTGTTGAAACGTGTTCCAAATCCTCGGGACATTAAGACGCTTGATGAAAGAACTGGGGAAACCATATCTTGAGAAAATTAAATCCTGAACCAACCATTTGTCACGCGGATCATTCTTTTTCTATAAAGTGGATGACAATATATTCCGGAAAAGTAGGAAACCTGCACAAGCACAAATATTatgtcatgatatattttctctaGTTAAATGCCAGATAACAAAGGACTAAAGGTGCAAATGCTAACCTCCTACTAGAGTCGCCAATGAAGGCTTGGGCATGATGCTCGGTTCGGATGAGCTTTCTGCGATGGGTCAAAAACATCGACCTTCAGTCACGAACAGTAATAAAACTCCCAAGTGTAGACATAATCTCAAAAAGTTAAGATTTTATCAAATTCGTTGAATAGCTTATATCCATGGTAAATTGCACAGTGAATATTTGCTTGTCAACATATAAATGCTGATAAAAAGTACCATACTTGTCCAGTATATTTAATAAATTGAAAAATATATCTAACTTGTCGtaatttactaattaatttgggCATATTGGACACCATATTCCCACGCCGACATTTAAGTTTGGGCATATTGGTCGTCTGACCATTTAAAGAGTCAATTTTAAAAATTCAATGAAAACAAATTCTGAGAGGGAAGTAACCCTACAATCATACCAGCAGTGGCAGCCGCATAGGCAGAGTCACAGTTGGAAGTAGAGTTATAGTGGTGACATAGGCAGATATCAGCATCCGTCCCTTGGTCGTAGCCGCATACGCCACCTGTGGCCTGGCACGCTCCACAGAACCCCTGGTAGTCAGCCGGCAGCGAGTAGGCCACACGAATCCCATAAGCCCAGGCCCCCGGTCCCGCCGCCCGCAGCGGCGCCAAGCTGTAGGCGCTGCTGTACCCCTCGCACCTCAAGTGGCTCACATTGATGGCCCGGATGGCCCCGAACTCCAAGGCGCAGCACTCCGGCGGGCTCACGACCCCATAGGCGGAAGCGGAGGCGGAACCCCTTGGCCTCCTGCTGCTGGGCCCCTCATCCCAGGCGGGGCACCGGTAGTACTCCTCGCAGCCCATGCCGGAGACGTTGCGGCAGGGCAGGTGCTTCCCCTCTGGCGAGGGGAAGCCCTGGAAGAGTGGCGAATCGGCGCGGCAGCCCAGAAGCATGAAGACGTTGTCAGGGTCGGGCTCTAGGTAAGGCGCCCTCCAGGGCTCCACCACGAAGCCATTGCCTAGGCCACCGGGGGAACGCAATAGGGAGTAGCAGTCGGACATGCCAGGGTCGTGTAGGGTGACGCCGCGGTAGGCGTAGTCGATGTCGAGCACACGGTAGGAGCCGGAGGGGATGTGGAGCATGAGGACGCCGTTGATACAATAGAGGAGGTCTCGGAAACCGGAATGGCCGCAACCGGTCCGGAGGGCGAAGGGGTAGTCCACGGTGATGTTGCCGCAGTAGGAGCGACAATACGTGCTGTGGGGGGCAGCGTTGCTATTGACATTGTTACCTTCGGAGGACGTTGCTGCTGTTACTGGGAGAAGGATGAGGCGGAACCACCACCACGGCCACGTCAACATCAACAACAAAGAGAACATGCGACAATGAAGTCGGAGGAAATTTGCCATGTCCGAGGACGCAGCTTCTGTGGCGATTTGTTTGAGGAGGTGTTGAGTCGGGGCTTCGAGGCGGACATGCAGAAATGTGCAAGCCACCGCCACTGGTCCCTTGTGTCGGTGGTGCCCCTGTAAACAAAAATACCGGGCGGAGGAGGGCAAAGGGAACATATTCCTTCCTTGGTACGAGAGGAGCAACTAAAGAAAAAGACACGAATCAGCTCTCCGTCCTTCCTTCCTTCCGTTGGGTTCAATTTAAGCTTCTTCCTCCCTTTCGGCACGTgacaaggaaaaggaaaagagaaagaggaggcagAGGATGATGTCGTCCTCCTTCCGTACTTTTGAATATAAGAAAGAACGATAAAATGAAAGATGTGAAGGAATCACCTTTGCGCCTCAACTTGTCACATAGTTTCCCAGCTAAACTCCCAACAAATAACCCCCTGTCGGACCAGGAGAAGAACAGAAGCACAATCCAAGGCTGCTCCTGGAGAAATGAAATTCCTCCCAAGAAAATTCGAGATCAGATCAGATCAGAGAAATTTTGACCAATCCGATCGACCCAGCCCCAGAAACAATTAGGAAGGCAGTCCCGGAGAAATTGAGAACGGAAAGAACGTGGGGCCAACGGGAGGCAGGGATTCTCTTGTTGCTAATTTCAAAAAGCTTGTGCTTGGAGGATGGAaacaataaataatttaaaaaaaaccaTTCATCTAAGTATTATTAATGGAAGGagctcgaacaaaagaagaagagttatcATAAGCAATTGAGTTTCAAAAGGTAAAGTCTCAAAGCAGACACTCAATGCGTTGAAAACAATAATCCATTCCGCAAGATCAGAAAAGGGTAAGACTAGCTGTCGTTgagtagttctgaatccaacaACGATGATAAAGAGTTGTAAAGACTTCAGATGAAAGCAATACATTTGTTGAATGCATTGGGGGGTCAAGTGGGGAAGCCTACGAAGGCAAATCAACACAAAGCAAGGAGCAACAAACCAATGTATATGAatatcaagctcaatggccaaacaacttaTGCAATGGTG of the Musa acuminata AAA Group cultivar baxijiao chromosome BXJ3-2, Cavendish_Baxijiao_AAA, whole genome shotgun sequence genome contains:
- the LOC135632086 gene encoding uncharacterized protein LOC135632086, with the translated sequence MFPLPSSARYFCLQGHHRHKGPVAVACTFLHVRLEAPTQHLLKQIATEAASSDMANFLRLHCRMFSLLLMLTWPWWWFRLILLPVTAATSSEGNNVNSNAAPHSTYCRSYCGNITVDYPFALRTGCGHSGFRDLLYCINGVLMLHIPSGSYRVLDIDYAYRGVTLHDPGMSDCYSLLRSPGGLGNGFVVEPWRAPYLEPDPDNVFMLLGCRADSPLFQGFPSPEGKHLPCRNVSGMGCEEYYRCPAWDEGPSSRRPRGSASASAYGVVSPPECCALEFGAIRAINVSHLRCEGYSSAYSLAPLRAAGPGAWAYGIRVAYSLPADYQGFCGACQATGGVCGYDQGTDADICLCHHYNSTSNCDSAYAAATAESSSEPSIMPKPSLATLVGGFLLFRNILSSTL